The following coding sequences lie in one Apium graveolens cultivar Ventura chromosome 3, ASM990537v1, whole genome shotgun sequence genomic window:
- the LOC141712507 gene encoding uncharacterized protein LOC141712507 gives MSLQERKPKNRITQNPESQDGSKEVKVERMVYKSSVPRRLSSSSRTSTEHPKIMLKKIRSIKLYKVYSLKRRGTSQLDRMSTDSSSNDSSSSKSTPDNRMRSLDGKKNFEARNESEEESYSSSSSGSTASTNLSLNQDGVANLGKQRKKGSKSKKHTCPSCFRPFDKDTKPILVNSSQQSLEEGSDALPDYAKPNEGPKKQVRSPSYTSDSSIFSTDSSEPSMTDLHVSKSESAASSKKSSQTLTKSSSTRTVGYLRKKTSFKIKSSSVGKPPKVMQNLGLNRATCSSTLKDSKFPNQVELKPGQSESEIVSTKKVCPYHHCSLHGHSHAPEPPPKRFLFRRRSERNSKSVKPKGLSPDAETSFGKKKAVPTHKTFSSIVPASAKSSGSTGSLHVKYHKNLQSTVRNITKPRTESSTGVSQEKENATSDCLSLKTKRDKSISETKHTQLNGGEIHVGSAGIESITTTMAGIIKDELSTSENSAEATKRCNGVSSISSYNSEELSVPGKEIIGTSYPGDELISDSILHRDGEPSEENNSRPSTDEASKNQIKKNSHVSMWHMIHQQMLLGLAENAENQQHYPTFEEQQDNDAKTAHEIYDSHLSAEISQAETDAENQTQESKALELRKIFAIKLVREAIEKILLPEVEDQTSDMVSITSEVASDEEHPEKNHDRCEDESSTRTNEIIERHLRETENSEPGEDKSFNAKKPSNTEVGVSVPREDQISKKSVKKALKGWSNLRKIVLLRRFVTELEKVKKFNPVQPSHLASGPASEAEKISLRRQMMGEKKSSEEWMLDYALRQVVSELAPTQKRKVAMLVKAFETVVPPHEDQNIQVTTPKLRIPTDLKGKEIQSNLSLNSDLLQNEGPEYSGAEVDISRSVARKTSFPMYSSATERINEENQAKIVLPAIDTTPLKKLTADTEETIGISRLEHEALTDIPLPTASDPVRIAYQEQKTQLYKQNVKMWHMIYRHVVSGIAEKVGTQLLDVDGEDEEEIDDGNKLPGNSSNSVETDHYDSKENHDTNHQNPEFSRSDAVKLVQEAVDEILLPDIQDDSSDSKSIASDTFPDQELMNKLQGDDEIPTIINSKESAEDSFKDSFKNTKESAVSLEQENKASAVGEINTRDNERAASLIKTNLMQQKSKNWSKLKKLILLKRSIKALEDVRKLNPKPSQQIPLTSDPEEEKINLKQQMMDERKKAEQWMLDYAVQHIVTKLTPARKRRVAMLVEAFEAVVPLPEV, from the exons ATGTCCTTGCAAGAAAGAAAACCCAAAAACAGAATCACTCAAAATCCTGAATCTCAAGATGGTTCGAAAGAAGTTAAGGTTGAAAGGATGGTATATAAATCATCGGTTCCTCGTCGTCTGAGCAGCAGCAGCAGAACATCAACAGAGCATCCTAAGATAATGTTGAAAAAGATAAGATCAATCAAGCTTTATAAGGTTTACAGCTTAAAGAGGCGAGGAACATCACAGTTAGATAGGATGTCTACTGATTCATCCAGCAATGATTCGAGCTCGAGCAAATCAACTCCAGATAACAGAATGAGATCTTTAGATGGAAAGAAGAATTTTGAGGCAA GAAATGAATCTGAAGAAGAGTCATACAGTTCATCATCTAGTGGATCTACCGCAAGTACAAATTTGTCTCTGAATCAGGATGGAGTTGCAAATTTAGGAAAGCAGAGAAAGAAAGGGTCCAAATCCAAGAAACACACATGCCCCAGCTGCTTTAGGCCTTTTGACAAGGACACAAAACCGATATTGGTGAACTCTTCGCAGCAGTCTTTGGAGGAGGGATCAGATGCATTACCAGATTATGCTAAGCCTAACGAAGGGCCAAAGAAGCAAGTTCGTTCACCTTCCTATACTTCAGACTCTAGCATCTTTAGCACCGACTCAAGCGAGCCTAGCATGACTGATTTACATGTTTCTAAATCAGAATCAGCTGCTTCAAGTAAGAAATCTTCGCAAACTTTGACGAAATCTTCCAGCACAAGAACTGTGGGATATTTGAGAAAGAAGACTAGCTTTAAAATTAAAAGCTCTTCAGTGGGAAAACCCCCAAAGGTTATGCAAAATTTGGGCCTTAATAGGGCTACTTGTTCCTCTACTCTCAAGGATTCAAAGTTCCCTAATCAGGTTGAGCTCAAACCTGGTCAAAGTGAATCTGAAATAGTTTCAACCAAGAAGGTATGTCCCTATCATCATTGTTCCCTCCATGGCCATTCACATGCCCCCGAGCCCCCACCAAAGCGCTTCTTATTCAGGAGGCGCTCAGAGAGGAACTCAAAGAGTGTGAAACCAAAAGGCTTATCCCCAGATGCAGAAACTTCTTTTGGTAAAAAGAAAGCAGTTCCAACACATAAAACGTTCTCCAGCATAGTACCAGCTTCAGCAAAATCCAGTGGCAGCACTGGAAGCCTGCATGTTAAATATCACAAAAATTTGCAATCCACGGTGAGGAACATTACCAAACCAAGAACCGAGTCTTCCACAGGAGTATCTCAGGAAAAAGAAAATGCAACTTCCGATTGCTTATCGCTTAAAACAAAGCGGGACAAGTCGATTTCCGAGACAAAACATACACAATTAAATGGTGGAGAGATACATGTCGGAAGTGCTGGTATTGAAAGTATAACTACCACCATGGCAG GAATTATTAAAGATGAATTATCAACCTCAGAAAATTCTGCCGAAGCTACAAAACGTTGCAATGGGGTTTCTTCGATAAGTTCTTACAATTCTGAGGAACTCAGTGTCCCAGGGAAAGAGATAATTGGCACCTCTTATCCAGGGGATGAACTCATTAGTGATTCCATCCTGCACAGAGATGGTGAACCTAGTGAAGAAAATAACTCACGCCCGTCCACTGATGAAGCAAGCAAAAATCAGATTAAGAAAAACAGCCATGTCAGCATGTGGCATATGATACATCAACAAATGTTATTAGGTCTAGCTGAAAATGCTGAAAACCAGCAACATTATCCAACTTTTGAGGAACAGCAAGACAATGATGCCAAGACAGCACATGAAATATATGATTCTCACTTGAGTGCAGAAATTTCTCAGGCAGAAACTGATGCTGAAAATCAAACTCAAGAAAGTAAAGCACTTGAACTTCGAAAGATTTTTGCAATAAAACTGGTAcgagaagcaattgagaaaattTTACTCCCAGAAGTTGAAGACCAGACATCTGATATGGTATCCATTACAAGTGAGGTTGCTTCTGATGAAGAACATCCGGAAAAGAATCATGATAGATGTGAAGATGAAAGTAGTACAAGGACCAACGAAATCATTGAACGCCATCTCCGAGAGACGGAAAACAGTGAACCGGGAGAAGATAAATCATTTAATGCAAAAAAGCCAAGTAACACAGAGGTTGGTGTCTCGGTTCCCAGAGAAGATCAAATAAGTAAAAAGTCCGTGAAGAAAGCACTCAAGGGATGGAGTAATTTAAGGAAAATAGTACTTCTAAGGAGGTTTGTCACAGAGCTGGAGAAAGTGAAAAAATTCAATCCTGTGCAACCAAGTCATCTTGCTTCAGGGCCTGCATCAGAAGCAGAAAAAATATCTCTGAGACGCCAAATGATGGGTGAAAAGAAAAGCTCAGAGGAGTGGATGCTTGATTATGCACTTCGACAAGTAGTTAGCGAACTAGCTCCCACTCAGAAAAGAAAAGTGGCAATGCTTGTTAAAGCCTTCGAAACAGTGGTGCCTCCCCATGAAGATCAAAACATTCAAGTTACAACTCCAAAACTAAGAATACCAACAGACCttaaaggcaaggaaattcaaagtAATTTGTCTTTGAACTCTGATCTACTACAAAATGAGGGTCCTGAATATAGTGGTGCAGAAGTGGATATTTCTAGAAGTGTAGCTAGAAAGACATCTTTCCCGATGTACAGCTCTGCCACAGAAAGGATTAATGAAGAAAATCAAGCTAAAATTGTTCTTCCAGCCATAGATACTACACCCCTGAAGAAACTCACTGCAGACACAGAAGAGACAATTGGAATATCTAGGCTAGAACACGAAGCCCTTACGGACATTCCACTTCCGACAGCTTCTGATCCAGTCAGGATAGCCTACCAAGAACAAAAAACTCAGTTGTACAAGCAAAACGTCAAAATGTGGCACATGATATATCGGCATGTTGTATCAGGTATTGCTGAGAAAGTTGGAACCCAACTGCTTGATGttgatggtgaagatgaagaagaaataGATGATGGCAACAAGTTGCCAGGTAATTCTTCTAATTCTGTGGAAACAGATCATTATGACAGCAAGGAAAACCATGATACAAACCATCAAAATCCCGAATTTAGCCGGAGTGATGCTGTTAAACTTGTACAAGAAGCAGTAGATGAGATCCTTCTTCCTGATATCCaagatgattcatcagattcaaaATCAATTGCCAGTGACACATTTCCTGACCAGGAACTCATGAATAAACTTCAAGGTGATGATGAAATCCCAACCATCATAAATTCCAAAGAATCTGCTGAGGACAGCTTCAAAGATAGTTTCAAAAATACAAAGGAAAGCGCTGTCTCATTGGAACAAGAAAATAAAGCTTCTGCCGTTGGCGAAATTAACACTCGGGATAATGAGAGAGCAGCATCTTTAATAAAAACTAACTTGATGCAGCAAAAGTCCAAGAACTGGAGCAAGTTGAAAAAGTTGATCCTCCTTAAAAGATCCATCAAGGCATTAGAAGATGTTCGCAAGCTTAACCCAAAACCATCCCAGCAAATACCCTTGACAAGTGATCCTGAGGAAGAAAAAATTAATTTGAAGCAGCAAATGATGGATGAGAGAAAGAAAGCTGAACAATGGATGCTGGATTATGCAGTTCAACATATTGTCACCAAACTGACTCCAGCCCGGAAAAGGAGAGTGGCAATGCTTGTTGAAGCTTTTGAAGCAGTTGTTCCACTTCCAGAAGTTTGA